The following are encoded in a window of Lactobacillus panisapium genomic DNA:
- a CDS encoding MurR/RpiR family transcriptional regulator, with protein MSKLKSLIYQNSSKLNDSEIRIIQFVLDNAKLCKNLSLSELAEKLYVSRSAIFRLCKHLGLSGYTELKFYLNEVCLENEQNNNKMNFANNFGADLEKETENLRKYFDSLDLAKFYTELSNASNVYIYSTGWIQQMLSNYLSHELLLFGISSIVLPAAISELEMVGKIAQKGDMLFIISYTGDNKEINDELTKFELVNNKLRYVSFTDLKQNELASLSDYNFYYPTIKFTTTKNASFIMAYSLVDFLVNKFDIWRKEKSEQNDK; from the coding sequence ATGTCAAAATTAAAATCCCTAATTTATCAAAATAGTAGCAAGTTGAATGATTCTGAAATACGGATCATTCAATTTGTTCTAGACAATGCTAAATTGTGTAAGAACTTGAGTCTTTCCGAATTAGCAGAAAAATTGTATGTTTCGAGATCGGCAATTTTTCGTTTGTGTAAGCATCTTGGTCTAAGTGGCTATACCGAATTAAAATTTTATTTAAATGAGGTTTGCTTAGAAAATGAGCAGAATAACAATAAAATGAACTTTGCCAATAACTTTGGAGCAGATCTGGAAAAAGAAACTGAGAATTTACGTAAATACTTTGACTCGCTTGATTTAGCCAAATTTTATACTGAGCTAAGCAATGCTAGTAACGTTTATATTTATTCAACAGGCTGGATTCAGCAAATGTTATCCAATTATTTATCGCATGAATTGTTACTTTTTGGTATTTCTTCGATTGTACTGCCTGCCGCGATTAGCGAGTTGGAAATGGTGGGTAAAATTGCGCAAAAAGGGGATATGCTGTTTATTATTTCATACACAGGCGATAATAAAGAAATTAATGACGAACTAACGAAGTTTGAATTAGTTAATAATAAGTTACGTTACGTTTCTTTCACGGACTTAAAGCAGAACGAACTTGCTTCGCTTTCTGATTATAATTTTTACTATCCTACAATTAAATTTACTACTACTAAAAACGCCTCATTTATTATGGCTTATTCATTAGTTGATTTTTTGGTAAATAAGTTTGATATTTGGCGGAAAGAAAAAAGTGAACAAAATGATAAGTAA
- a CDS encoding alpha-glucoside-specific PTS transporter subunit IIBC, with the protein MMQKFQKFGAAMFVPVLLFSFAGIVVALGSLFTNQAVFGSLANPGTTWNSVWDTINAGGWTVFKQEALLFVVGLPIGLANKSQGRAAMEAVITYLTYNYFVGAILSHWGASFGIPNFNKIQIVENSTNHGLTEIAGIKTLDTSIIGALIVAGIVIWLHNRYFDKKLPEWLGTFQGSTYVYILGFFVMIPLALLTCWGWPKVQLGITGMQHFIVNSGVVGIWIYNFLNRVLIPTGLHHLVYIPFQFGPAVVAGGLQPYWLKHLTQFALSTHPLKQLAPQLGFQLYGNEKIFLAPVICLAFYATAKKNKKKQTSALLIPAALTSFLAGITEPIDFTYLFAAPVLWIIYSLLSATMNTIMFSLGVVGNMTGGAIDIAAENWIPLWNNHWQTYLVEFLVGIVFAVITFFVFKIMIEKFNYITPGREEDDEDVHLLNKKEYQAKKAKQQAQTSDNAVESDPYITRATAFLDLLGGSANITELSSCATRLRVSVKDPTKMGSDDQFKEAKAINVVHHGKAIQVIVGLDVAQVLEAMQELMKNDLN; encoded by the coding sequence ATGATGCAGAAATTCCAAAAATTTGGTGCTGCCATGTTTGTTCCGGTGCTGCTATTCTCATTTGCGGGAATCGTGGTCGCTTTAGGCAGTTTATTTACCAATCAAGCCGTTTTTGGCTCTTTGGCAAACCCAGGAACTACGTGGAATTCAGTTTGGGATACAATTAACGCCGGTGGGTGGACGGTATTCAAGCAAGAGGCATTATTATTCGTAGTTGGATTACCGATAGGCCTTGCTAATAAATCGCAAGGAAGAGCCGCTATGGAGGCGGTAATTACCTATCTAACCTATAACTATTTTGTCGGTGCTATCTTAAGTCACTGGGGAGCAAGCTTTGGCATTCCGAATTTTAACAAGATTCAGATTGTGGAGAATTCCACCAACCATGGTTTGACAGAAATAGCGGGAATTAAAACGCTCGATACCAGTATTATTGGTGCCTTAATTGTAGCCGGAATTGTAATTTGGCTGCACAACCGCTATTTTGATAAAAAATTACCGGAATGGCTTGGTACTTTTCAAGGCTCAACATATGTCTATATTCTTGGCTTCTTTGTCATGATCCCATTAGCACTTTTAACTTGCTGGGGTTGGCCGAAAGTACAGTTAGGCATTACGGGGATGCAGCATTTTATTGTAAATAGCGGTGTTGTTGGTATTTGGATTTACAACTTTTTAAACCGGGTTTTGATTCCTACTGGGCTACACCATCTTGTCTATATTCCATTTCAGTTTGGACCTGCAGTTGTTGCTGGGGGACTGCAGCCTTATTGGTTAAAGCACCTAACGCAATTTGCTTTAAGCACTCATCCACTGAAACAATTGGCTCCGCAATTAGGCTTCCAATTATATGGCAATGAAAAAATCTTTCTTGCACCAGTCATTTGTTTAGCATTTTATGCTACTGCCAAAAAGAATAAGAAAAAGCAAACTTCGGCATTGCTAATACCAGCCGCTTTAACTTCATTTCTTGCAGGTATCACAGAGCCAATTGATTTTACTTATCTCTTTGCTGCACCAGTATTATGGATTATTTATTCTTTACTTTCAGCGACAATGAATACGATTATGTTTAGTCTCGGTGTCGTAGGTAACATGACTGGCGGTGCAATTGATATTGCCGCAGAAAATTGGATTCCGTTATGGAATAATCACTGGCAAACCTATTTGGTTGAGTTTCTTGTCGGTATTGTTTTTGCCGTTATCACATTCTTTGTTTTTAAGATTATGATTGAAAAGTTTAATTATATTACTCCCGGCCGAGAAGAAGACGACGAAGATGTTCATTTGTTAAATAAGAAAGAATATCAAGCTAAAAAGGCCAAACAGCAGGCTCAAACTTCAGATAATGCGGTGGAAAGTGATCCCTACATTACTAGGGCTACGGCCTTTCTCGACTTGCTAGGCGGTTCCGCAAATATTACTGAATTAAGTTCTTGTGCGACCCGCTTGCGAGTATCGGTCAAGGATCCCACTAAAATGGGTTCCGATGACCAGTTTAAAGAGGCGAAAGCAATCAACGTTGTGCATCATGGCAAAGCCATCCAAGTTATTGTGGGGCTAGATGTTGCTCAAGTTCTTGAAGCTATGCAAGAATTAATGAAAAACGATCTTAATTAG